Proteins encoded within one genomic window of Episyrphus balteatus chromosome 1, idEpiBalt1.1, whole genome shotgun sequence:
- the LOC129905942 gene encoding uncharacterized protein LOC129905942 codes for MHSVGIHSALAIKRQRKRRDEQKRARGRRYSTQSSDSGDTLHSPNGSVKRRHNHYKTSGKAGTEMLETQVVTSIGMLHIGVVFVVFGIFLLGAGIIPDDATSWNVFGPTNAWWNEVTCTGLFSLGLGIFLLVLNCVISRKEEEDLEDYVQRQLTRSRSGHRLERDVETGVLTTRHTRKAVALQQNSARNINDISSNTIIGESCDNDMPVDTGGFLEKIAEEESKYMEDQNGGISPLENDKRYLLRRDSPSNTINITRI; via the exons ATGCACTCGGTTGGAATTCATTCTGCTTTGGCCATTAAAAGGCAACGCAAGCGTAGAGATGAGCAAAAACGAGCACGTGGAAGGCGCTACAGCACCCAAAGTTCTGATAGTGGTGACACACTTCATTCCCCAAATGGATCTGTCAAAAGAAGGCACAATCATTATAAAACATCTGGTAAAGCTGGCACCGAAATGCTCGAGACTCAG GTGGTTACCAGTATTGGAATGCTTCATATTGGTGTTGTATTCGTTGTATTTGGAATTTTCTTACTTGGAGCTGGAATAATTCCCGATGACGCAACTTCATGGAATGTTTTTG gacCAACAAATGCTTGGTGGAATGAAGTTACGTGTACTGGACTATTCTCTTTAGGTCTAGGTATATTTCTTTTAGTCCTCAATTGTGTTATTAGCCGCAAAGAGGAAGAAGATCTTGAAGATTATGTTCAGCGTCAACTAACAAGATCTCGTTCCGGACATCGCTTGGAGCGCGATGTTGAAACAGGTGTTTTAACAACACGTCATACTAGAAAGGCTGTTGCATTACAACAAAATTCTGCCCGAAATATAAATGATATATCAAGCAATACGATAATTGGAGAATCTTGTGACAATGATATGCCCGTTGATACAG gaggtttcttagaaaaaatagCCGAAGAGGAGTCAAAATACATGGAGGACCAAAATGGAGGAATATCTCCTTTAGAGAATGATAAAAGGTACTTATTGAGAAGAGATTCTCCATCTAATACCATCAATATAACAAggatataa